A window from uncultured Fibrobacter sp. encodes these proteins:
- a CDS encoding calcium/sodium antiporter produces the protein MILAAVAVLVGLVVLVWSADKFVDGAVGIAEFCGMSTLLIGMVIVGFGTSAPELTVSAISAAQGNPELALGNAYGSNIANIALILGATALISPILMQRSVIRGDLPILLLVSLLSIFLVCDGSVSRVNGIVLLIVFAAAMGYSIWREMKKAKAEKADDSQNSSDTSLQAEGETTQKSSLGKSILWLVLGFALLVASSRSLVWGAVEIARALGVSDLLIGLTIVAIGTSLPELASSIAAARKGENDLALGNIIGSNLFNTLAVVGFAATITPMGDVEAAVVSRDMPLMTILTVSLMVLGFRRGGGDGRLNRIAGVILLLVYVGYLGLLVAQAL, from the coding sequence ATGATTCTTGCCGCAGTCGCAGTGTTGGTTGGTCTTGTTGTACTCGTCTGGAGTGCGGACAAGTTTGTCGATGGCGCTGTGGGCATTGCTGAATTTTGCGGAATGTCCACTCTGCTTATCGGAATGGTTATTGTGGGTTTTGGGACATCTGCTCCGGAACTCACGGTTTCCGCGATTTCTGCGGCTCAGGGAAATCCGGAGCTTGCTCTGGGAAACGCCTACGGCAGTAACATCGCAAACATTGCGCTGATTCTTGGCGCGACGGCACTGATTTCTCCGATTCTGATGCAACGTTCCGTTATCCGGGGCGATTTGCCGATTCTGTTGCTCGTGTCGCTGCTTTCGATCTTTTTGGTGTGCGACGGAAGTGTTTCTCGTGTAAACGGCATTGTTTTGTTAATTGTCTTTGCTGCGGCCATGGGGTACAGCATTTGGCGCGAAATGAAAAAGGCGAAGGCAGAAAAAGCGGATGATTCGCAAAATTCGTCAGACACGTCATTGCAAGCCGAAGGTGAAACGACTCAAAAGAGTTCGCTTGGCAAATCGATTCTGTGGCTGGTGCTTGGTTTTGCCCTGCTGGTTGCCAGTTCGCGCTCGCTGGTGTGGGGGGCGGTTGAAATCGCACGTGCACTAGGCGTGAGCGACTTGCTGATTGGCCTTACCATTGTGGCGATTGGAACTTCGTTGCCGGAGCTTGCAAGCTCTATTGCCGCTGCACGTAAGGGCGAAAATGACCTCGCTCTTGGAAACATTATCGGTTCGAACCTGTTCAACACGCTTGCCGTGGTTGGCTTTGCCGCGACAATTACCCCGATGGGCGATGTGGAGGCGGCCGTTGTCTCCCGTGATATGCCGCTCATGACAATCCTCACGGTGTCCTTGATGGTTCTTGGCTTTAGGCGTGGCGGCGGTGATGGCCGTCTGAACCGTATTGCCGGTGTCATTCTTCTGCTTGTATATGTGGGTTATCTGGGACTGCTTGTAGCGCAGGCTCTTTAA
- a CDS encoding pseudouridine synthase gives MAFNNRNNKAKAHGVARVISKRGYCSRSEAERLVREGHVILRSKPVRDPEAPTYENDEILIDGTPVTANEFVYFAMNKPRGIVSTAKDEKGRKTVMDLFREEFAKLYPGKPMPHIAPVGRLDAASEGLLLFTNDTKWADDILSGGSASSPTFYHSGAKGDRIHKAPHLKIYRVQVKGKPSAAELSQMESGFNVPPRVFGEKDEFMHAERATLHSDGEKNCWLEITLSEGKNREIRRMLSHLGYEVMRLVRIQFDKFTLNDLKPGQIRKILPVKL, from the coding sequence ATGGCATTCAATAATCGTAACAACAAAGCCAAAGCCCACGGAGTCGCCCGCGTCATTTCCAAGCGCGGGTATTGCAGCCGCAGTGAGGCGGAAAGACTTGTCCGCGAAGGTCATGTGATTCTCCGAAGCAAGCCCGTACGCGATCCCGAAGCCCCCACCTACGAGAACGACGAAATTCTCATAGACGGCACCCCTGTCACCGCAAATGAATTTGTCTACTTCGCCATGAACAAGCCTCGCGGAATCGTCTCCACCGCCAAAGACGAAAAGGGCCGCAAAACCGTGATGGACTTGTTCCGCGAAGAATTCGCCAAATTGTACCCCGGCAAGCCCATGCCGCACATCGCGCCCGTTGGCCGCCTCGATGCCGCAAGCGAAGGACTATTGCTTTTTACCAACGACACAAAGTGGGCTGACGACATTCTAAGCGGCGGTTCGGCAAGCTCACCTACTTTCTATCATTCTGGAGCCAAAGGCGATAGAATCCATAAAGCGCCTCATCTTAAAATCTACCGCGTACAAGTCAAGGGGAAACCTTCCGCCGCCGAACTTTCACAAATGGAATCCGGCTTCAACGTTCCTCCCCGTGTCTTCGGAGAAAAAGACGAATTTATGCATGCCGAGCGTGCAACGCTCCATAGCGACGGAGAAAAGAACTGCTGGCTAGAAATTACATTGTCCGAAGGAAAGAATCGCGAAATTCGCCGAATGCTTTCACACCTCGGCTACGAAGTGATGCGCCTGGTTCGCATTCAATTCGACAAATTCACCCTCAACGACTTAAAGCCCGGCCAGATTCGCAAAATACTTCCGGTAAAGCTCTGA
- a CDS encoding arginase family protein, with product MKSTRITIQDFTGVYAEQPFMQGLRKAASTDGEIRWFDCTRIDGTDCYCDDEAQAILREQIEFYKTPALRQAQGPSSISTPGIHFFDNGNYHYMSKLWTDSIREPFDLVVFDHHPDMQPPRFEGILSCGGWIKEVLEHNRFVQNVVVIGVADHLIEEIQQDLSQANAAEILNRVTFIRESELKNLQDNLSSFVCSEHASVLSSNLYISIDKDALNTQEAATNWDQGSLTFEQLAEALQALARNRKILGVDICGERSRDMGFEDTAAADALNNALNKKLFHLLTGLHGIQ from the coding sequence GTGAAGAGTACTAGAATTACCATTCAGGATTTTACAGGCGTTTACGCAGAGCAGCCCTTTATGCAGGGGCTGCGAAAAGCTGCCTCAACTGACGGCGAAATCCGCTGGTTTGACTGTACCCGAATTGACGGTACCGACTGCTACTGCGATGACGAAGCGCAGGCAATTCTCCGAGAGCAAATTGAATTCTACAAAACACCGGCCCTTCGACAGGCTCAGGGACCTAGTTCAATAAGTACGCCGGGCATTCATTTTTTTGACAACGGCAATTACCACTACATGAGCAAACTCTGGACGGATTCAATCCGCGAGCCGTTTGACCTTGTGGTTTTTGACCACCACCCCGATATGCAGCCGCCAAGATTCGAAGGAATCCTAAGCTGCGGAGGATGGATCAAGGAAGTCCTGGAACACAACAGATTCGTACAAAATGTTGTCGTCATCGGAGTAGCCGACCACCTTATTGAAGAAATCCAACAAGACCTATCCCAGGCAAACGCCGCCGAAATTTTGAACCGCGTCACCTTTATCCGCGAAAGTGAGCTGAAGAACCTTCAAGACAATCTTTCGTCTTTCGTCTGTAGCGAGCATGCGAGCGTTCTCTCGTCTAACCTCTATATTTCCATTGACAAGGACGCACTCAACACGCAGGAGGCCGCCACCAACTGGGATCAGGGTTCGCTGACATTTGAACAGTTGGCCGAAGCACTCCAGGCACTCGCCCGCAACCGCAAAATTCTAGGCGTAGACATCTGTGGAGAACGCTCCCGCGACATGGGATTCGAAGACACCGCCGCGGCAGACGCGCTGAACAATGCTCTAAACAAGAAACTTTTTCACTTGCTCACGGGGCTCCATGGCATTCAATAA
- a CDS encoding porin family protein, with translation MNRKITGILSVLALSAFTFAQAPAAAETAAPEAAVPAVASETAPAAAPVEESVSPENAVEEPAEAAAPVAVRGEDAAGAAPSQVETAAPASQVAEEPAVMVAPKAVRGADNKASYTSLGAERPRTNTVYYETVYTGDDGVPVRTVYVAQRNERDTVTMEKLMGLIPMNFKIGVHGSIGSYYMSSNKWDGDSYDGMNWRAGVMSIIPLNEYTMGIKLGVLYEQSEASQSYYINGIPYSFKFRQKKLDIPLMFTFKAPSSRIYFDLGTQVSVPLADKLRYSYTTKDGKKTKAKIDMMDENFRNGVDWSFLFGFSVMAHKFVSIDLGADIGVSDMYDGHIRYMDLDLSASSFNIGLTLYPF, from the coding sequence ATGAATCGCAAAATCACAGGTATTCTTTCTGTTCTAGCCCTGTCGGCATTTACGTTTGCCCAGGCTCCTGCTGCTGCGGAAACTGCAGCCCCTGAAGCGGCTGTTCCGGCGGTGGCGTCTGAAACTGCTCCTGCTGCAGCTCCAGTCGAAGAATCGGTTAGTCCGGAAAACGCTGTAGAAGAACCTGCCGAAGCGGCTGCTCCGGTTGCCGTTCGCGGTGAAGATGCTGCGGGCGCGGCTCCCTCTCAGGTTGAAACGGCTGCCCCGGCTTCTCAAGTGGCCGAAGAACCTGCCGTAATGGTTGCTCCGAAAGCGGTTCGCGGTGCCGACAATAAGGCCAGCTATACTTCGCTGGGTGCAGAACGTCCGCGTACCAATACCGTTTATTACGAAACCGTCTATACGGGTGACGATGGCGTTCCCGTGCGTACGGTCTATGTGGCTCAGCGAAACGAGCGCGATACCGTGACTATGGAAAAGCTCATGGGGCTTATTCCGATGAACTTTAAAATCGGTGTTCACGGTTCTATCGGTTCCTACTACATGTCCTCGAACAAGTGGGATGGCGACAGCTACGATGGCATGAACTGGCGCGCCGGTGTGATGTCCATTATTCCGTTGAACGAATACACGATGGGTATCAAGCTTGGTGTCCTCTATGAACAGAGCGAAGCAAGCCAGTCCTACTACATTAACGGAATTCCCTATAGCTTCAAGTTCAGGCAGAAAAAGCTGGACATCCCCCTGATGTTTACCTTCAAGGCTCCTTCGTCTAGGATTTACTTTGACTTGGGTACGCAGGTGTCCGTTCCGCTCGCCGATAAGCTTCGTTATTCCTATACCACGAAAGATGGCAAAAAGACTAAGGCCAAAATCGACATGATGGACGAAAATTTCCGCAACGGCGTGGATTGGTCGTTCCTGTTTGGTTTCTCGGTCATGGCTCACAAGTTCGTCTCGATTGATCTCGGGGCAGACATCGGTGTCTCGGACATGTACGACGGCCACATCCGCTACATGGACCTGGATCTCAGCGCCTCTTCGTTTAATATCGGTTTGACTCTTTACCCGTTCTAG
- a CDS encoding M17 family metallopeptidase, with the protein MNLNIVTSENLKNVDNKAYALFFVKQSIQFSTVLSPEGEEQVETILKGMKDGPFEDLEFLEIDGSNTFFVDAAKERGLSALDHLRMAAYRLAKRAMKKQVACVSLFLADAADEQFKAILHGLHYADYKFDAYKSKQKPNFQVTYEIVAGEHTAAFKKIAEEVAVEQKAITLAKNLINTCASDLYPAEFVERAKTIAKYTEGLSIKVRNMKQLEKEGFMGHVTVGKGSSHEPYMITLDYKPAKRTSKDHLVIIGKGLTFDTGGLCLKPPKSMPEMISDMSGAATALAAIQAIASLKLPVHVSAVCCLAENAIGNKSVLPGDIFKAKNGKTVMVDNTDAEGRLVLSDGLAEAGEIGATHIVDLATLTGAMVRALGYAITGFFSNDDDLGLKVINCGEACCEKFWSMPLEEEYADALKDKFADLKNTGSDAGAISAALFLQEFVPENTAWTHWDIAGTAFVTKPWKYTEYGATGFGVQTLIELTREFAQTKAD; encoded by the coding sequence ATGAATTTGAATATTGTTACCTCTGAAAATCTTAAAAACGTCGACAACAAGGCTTACGCCCTCTTTTTTGTCAAGCAGTCCATTCAATTTTCCACCGTTCTCTCCCCCGAAGGCGAAGAACAGGTCGAAACCATTCTGAAGGGCATGAAGGACGGCCCGTTTGAAGACCTAGAATTTCTTGAAATCGACGGCAGCAACACCTTCTTTGTAGACGCCGCCAAGGAACGCGGACTTTCCGCTCTCGATCACCTGCGAATGGCGGCCTACCGCCTCGCAAAGCGAGCCATGAAAAAGCAGGTGGCCTGCGTGAGCCTTTTCCTTGCCGATGCCGCCGATGAACAGTTCAAGGCCATTTTACACGGTTTGCATTATGCCGACTACAAATTCGACGCCTACAAGAGCAAGCAAAAGCCGAACTTCCAGGTGACCTACGAAATCGTCGCCGGCGAACACACCGCCGCCTTCAAGAAGATTGCCGAAGAAGTCGCCGTAGAACAGAAGGCGATTACGCTTGCGAAAAACTTGATCAACACCTGTGCCTCGGACCTCTACCCCGCCGAATTCGTGGAACGTGCAAAAACAATCGCCAAGTATACCGAAGGCTTAAGCATCAAGGTTCGCAACATGAAGCAACTTGAAAAGGAAGGCTTCATGGGCCACGTGACCGTCGGCAAGGGCAGCTCGCACGAACCGTACATGATTACGCTCGATTACAAGCCCGCAAAGCGCACCTCCAAGGACCACTTGGTGATTATCGGCAAGGGCCTCACCTTCGACACCGGCGGTCTCTGCCTGAAACCGCCTAAATCGATGCCCGAAATGATTAGCGACATGAGCGGTGCCGCAACAGCTCTCGCCGCCATCCAGGCGATTGCTTCGCTCAAGCTCCCGGTACACGTGAGTGCCGTCTGCTGCCTCGCCGAAAACGCCATCGGCAACAAGTCGGTGCTGCCGGGCGATATCTTTAAGGCCAAGAACGGAAAGACCGTCATGGTCGACAATACCGATGCCGAAGGCCGCCTGGTCCTCTCCGACGGCCTTGCCGAAGCGGGCGAAATCGGTGCAACGCATATCGTGGACCTCGCCACCCTCACGGGCGCCATGGTCCGCGCCCTCGGATACGCCATCACCGGATTCTTCAGCAACGATGATGACCTCGGACTCAAGGTAATCAACTGCGGCGAAGCCTGCTGTGAAAAGTTCTGGAGCATGCCGCTCGAAGAAGAATACGCCGACGCCCTCAAGGACAAGTTTGCCGACCTCAAGAATACCGGCAGCGACGCTGGCGCCATTTCCGCAGCGCTTTTCCTCCAGGAATTCGTTCCCGAGAACACCGCCTGGACGCACTGGGATATCGCAGGGACCGCCTTCGTGACCAAGCCGTGGAAGTACACCGAATACGGTGCAACCGGTTTCGGCGTACAGACGCTCATTGAACTCACTAGAGAGTTTGCGCAGACGAAAGCGGACTAA